One window from the genome of Streptomyces sp. WZ-12 encodes:
- a CDS encoding bifunctional [glutamine synthetase] adenylyltransferase/[glutamine synthetase]-adenylyl-L-tyrosine phosphorylase, whose product MALPAPQGRRSSTFTRLLRHGFTDPSAAGKLLDAPELAPVRDDSVLLEALGGTCDPDLALRGLARLVEALDPAERQELLTTVAAAKPLRDRLLGVLGASEALGDHLARHPGEWRSLVTYESVDLHPTTPEFEQALADGIWDGPGADRPRADALRVAYRRCLLGIAARDVCGTIDVAETAAELADLATATVRAALEIAYEEQPGDAAQVRLAVIGMGKCGGRELNYVSDVDVIYVAEPREGAEEAKALQAATRLASRMMRLCSDSTIEGTIWPVDANLRPEGRNGPLVRTLTSHLAYYQRWAKTWEFQALLKARPMAGDLALGQSYVDALAPMVWDVAERENFVADVRQMRRRVVANIPVAQVDRELKLGPGGLRDVEFAVQLLQLVHGRTDATLRSATTLDALAALAAGGYVGRQDAAALDAAYRFLRTLEHRIQLFRLRRTHLMPEDESELRRLARSLGLRTEPVTSLRREWKWHAREVRRLHEKLFYRPLLDAVAHLEVGEARLSAKAAGHRLEALGYADPVAALRHLEALASGVTRKAAIQRTLLPVLLGWFADSADPDAGLLNFRKVSDALGKTPWYLRLLRDEGAAAENLARVLSAGRLAPDLLLRAPEAVALLGAADGLQPRGRAALEQEVLAAVGRADGAEAAVAAARGVRRRELFRTAAADVIGALGTESSPADTDHGHAVDTVGSAVSDVNAATLAGALRAAVRAHWGDTLPTRFTVIGMGRFGGHELSYGSDADVLFVHEPREGADEQEAAKAAHAVANEMRRLLQLPSTDPPLPIDADLRPEGKSGPLVRSLASYAAYYRRWALVWEAQALLRAEPVAGDAELGERFVELIDPLRYPAEGLGEDAVREIRRLKARMESERLPRGADPTTHAKLGRGGLSDVEWTVQLMQLRHGWELPGLRTTRTRDALAAAHAAGLLGTDEARTLDEAWVLAARVRNAVMLVRGRPGDTFPADGRELAAVGRYLGYEEGHVGDMVDDYRRTTRRARAVVEELFYGG is encoded by the coding sequence ATGGCACTACCCGCTCCGCAGGGACGGCGGAGCAGCACCTTCACCCGGCTGTTGAGGCACGGTTTCACCGACCCCTCGGCGGCCGGGAAGCTGCTCGACGCCCCCGAACTCGCCCCCGTACGCGACGACTCGGTGCTGCTGGAGGCGCTGGGCGGGACCTGCGACCCGGACCTGGCGCTGCGCGGCCTGGCCCGGCTGGTGGAGGCGCTCGACCCGGCGGAGCGGCAGGAGTTGCTGACCACCGTCGCGGCCGCCAAGCCGCTGCGCGACCGGCTGTTGGGGGTGCTGGGCGCCTCCGAGGCGCTCGGCGACCACCTGGCCCGGCACCCGGGGGAGTGGCGGTCGCTGGTCACCTACGAATCGGTCGATCTGCACCCCACCACCCCGGAGTTCGAGCAGGCGCTGGCGGACGGCATCTGGGACGGGCCGGGCGCCGACCGGCCGCGGGCGGACGCGCTGCGCGTCGCCTACCGCCGCTGCCTGCTCGGCATCGCGGCCCGCGACGTGTGCGGCACCATCGACGTCGCCGAGACCGCGGCCGAACTCGCCGACCTGGCCACCGCCACCGTCCGCGCCGCGCTGGAGATCGCCTACGAGGAGCAGCCCGGCGACGCCGCGCAGGTCCGGCTGGCCGTCATCGGCATGGGCAAGTGCGGCGGACGGGAGCTCAACTACGTCTCCGACGTGGACGTCATCTACGTCGCCGAGCCGCGGGAGGGCGCCGAGGAGGCCAAGGCGCTGCAGGCCGCGACCCGGCTCGCCTCCCGGATGATGCGGCTGTGCTCGGACAGCACCATCGAGGGCACCATCTGGCCGGTGGACGCCAACCTGCGCCCCGAGGGCCGCAACGGCCCGCTGGTGCGCACCCTGACCAGCCACCTCGCCTACTACCAACGATGGGCCAAGACCTGGGAGTTCCAGGCGCTGCTCAAGGCCCGCCCGATGGCCGGCGACCTGGCGCTGGGCCAGAGTTACGTCGACGCGCTGGCGCCGATGGTGTGGGACGTCGCCGAGCGGGAGAACTTCGTCGCCGACGTCCGCCAGATGCGCCGCCGGGTGGTGGCGAACATCCCCGTCGCCCAGGTGGACCGGGAGCTCAAGCTGGGCCCCGGGGGCCTGCGGGACGTCGAATTCGCCGTCCAGCTCCTGCAGTTGGTGCACGGCCGCACCGACGCCACGCTGCGCAGCGCCACCACCCTGGACGCCCTGGCGGCGCTCGCGGCCGGCGGCTACGTGGGCCGCCAGGACGCCGCCGCGCTGGACGCCGCCTACCGCTTCCTGCGCACCCTGGAGCACCGGATCCAGTTGTTCCGGCTGCGCCGCACCCATCTGATGCCCGAGGACGAGTCCGAACTGCGGCGCCTGGCACGGTCGTTGGGGCTGCGCACCGAGCCGGTCACGTCGTTGCGCCGGGAGTGGAAGTGGCACGCCCGCGAGGTGCGCCGGCTGCACGAGAAGCTGTTCTACCGGCCGCTGCTGGACGCCGTCGCCCACCTGGAGGTCGGCGAGGCCCGGCTGTCGGCGAAGGCCGCCGGGCACCGCCTGGAGGCCCTCGGCTACGCCGACCCGGTCGCCGCGCTGCGGCACCTGGAGGCGCTGGCGTCCGGGGTGACCCGCAAGGCGGCGATCCAACGGACGCTGCTGCCGGTGCTGTTGGGCTGGTTCGCGGACTCCGCCGACCCGGACGCCGGGCTGCTGAACTTCCGCAAGGTCTCCGACGCGCTCGGCAAGACCCCCTGGTACCTGCGGCTGCTGCGCGACGAGGGCGCCGCGGCGGAGAACCTCGCCCGGGTGCTGTCCGCCGGCCGGCTCGCCCCGGACCTGCTGCTGCGCGCCCCCGAGGCGGTCGCCCTGCTGGGCGCCGCCGACGGGCTCCAACCGCGCGGCCGGGCCGCCCTGGAGCAGGAGGTGCTGGCCGCGGTCGGCCGCGCGGACGGCGCCGAGGCGGCGGTGGCGGCGGCCCGCGGGGTGCGCCGCCGGGAGCTGTTCCGCACCGCCGCGGCGGACGTCATCGGCGCGCTCGGCACCGAGTCCAGCCCGGCCGACACCGACCACGGCCACGCCGTCGACACGGTCGGCTCGGCGGTCTCCGACGTCAACGCCGCCACCCTCGCCGGCGCCCTGCGGGCCGCGGTCCGCGCGCACTGGGGCGACACCCTGCCCACCCGGTTCACGGTGATCGGCATGGGCCGCTTCGGCGGCCACGAGCTGAGCTACGGCTCGGACGCCGATGTGCTCTTCGTCCACGAGCCGCGCGAGGGCGCCGACGAGCAGGAGGCCGCCAAGGCGGCCCACGCGGTCGCCAACGAGATGCGCCGGCTGCTCCAACTCCCCTCCACCGACCCGCCGTTGCCGATCGACGCGGACCTGCGCCCGGAGGGCAAGTCCGGCCCGCTGGTGCGCTCGCTGGCCTCGTACGCGGCGTACTACCGGCGCTGGGCGCTGGTGTGGGAGGCGCAGGCGCTGCTGCGCGCCGAGCCGGTGGCCGGCGACGCGGAGCTGGGGGAGCGGTTCGTCGAGCTGATCGACCCGCTGCGCTACCCGGCCGAGGGGCTGGGCGAGGACGCGGTCCGCGAGATCCGCCGGCTCAAGGCCCGGATGGAGTCCGAGCGGCTGCCCAGGGGCGCGGACCCCACCACGCACGCCAAGTTGGGCCGCGGCGGCCTGAGCGACGTGGAGTGGACGGTCCAGTTGATGCAGTTGCGGCACGGCTGGGAGCTCCCCGGGCTGCGCACCACCCGGACCCGGGACGCGCTGGCCGCCGCGCACGCCGCCGGGCTGCTCGGCACCGACGAGGCCCGGACGCTGGACGAGGCGTGGGTGTTGGCGGCCCGGGTGCGCAACGCGGTGATGCTGGTGCGCGGCCGGCCCGGGGACACCTTCCCCGCGGACGGCCGTGAACTGGCCGCCGTCGGCCGCTACTTGGGCTACGAGGAGGGCCACGTCGGGGACATGGTCGACGACTACCGACGGACCACCCGGCGGGCCCGCGCCGTGGTGGAGGAGCTGTTCTACGGAGGGTAG
- a CDS encoding TetR/AcrR family transcriptional regulator, with protein sequence MGRPHKALLDRARIGETALQLVDEKGDFSIPEVARRLGVQTASVYHHVDGRAGVIELLRERVTEAMDPDTLRDAPWDEALAAWAHSYRAAFAAHPRTIPMLMTAPVRAPRALAQYDQVAGLLLDAGFAPEAVLAVITGLDNLVLGSALDMSAPERMWEAAGAADAPRLAAAQNAAGPDRADTAFGLTLAGYLAHLRALRADRATAP encoded by the coding sequence ATGGGGCGGCCGCACAAGGCGCTACTGGACCGGGCACGGATCGGCGAGACCGCGCTCCAACTCGTCGACGAGAAGGGCGACTTCAGCATCCCGGAGGTGGCCCGGCGGCTCGGCGTGCAGACCGCTTCGGTATACCACCACGTGGACGGCCGGGCCGGGGTGATCGAGTTGCTACGGGAGCGGGTCACCGAGGCGATGGACCCCGACACCCTGCGCGACGCCCCCTGGGACGAGGCGCTCGCCGCCTGGGCGCACTCCTACCGCGCCGCGTTCGCCGCCCACCCGCGGACCATCCCGATGCTGATGACCGCGCCGGTCCGCGCACCGCGGGCGCTCGCCCAGTACGACCAGGTGGCCGGGCTGCTGCTGGACGCCGGCTTCGCCCCCGAGGCGGTGCTGGCGGTGATCACCGGCCTGGACAACCTCGTGCTGGGCTCGGCGCTGGACATGTCGGCGCCGGAGCGGATGTGGGAGGCCGCCGGCGCGGCCGACGCGCCGCGGCTGGCCGCGGCCCAGAACGCCGCGGGACCGGACCGCGCCGACACCGCCTTCGGGCTCACCCTCGCCGGCTACCTGGCGCACCTCCGGGCGCTGCGCGCCGACCGCGCGACCGCGCCGTAG
- a CDS encoding APC family permease, with the protein MAVDSASHNGATPPPTDAEGATLRRGTLGVADIAFFVISAAAPLTVMAGTSPIALGAGGVGAPVGYALAGATLALFAVGFTTMARHVRNGGGFYAFITRGLGRPAGFGAATVALLAYNGMQIGVYGLLATATQEALQAFWGVHVPWPLIALVGVVVIWYLGYRSITFGAKVLGVLLVAETGILLLLAGGVLLQGGADGLTLDSFTPEAVLVPGTGAVLAFAFAAFTGFESTAIYRREARNPRRTIPRATYIAVAFLGVFYAFTIWIIIQAYGSDRILQAAAEDPAGLFFTATTHYVGSWATGLMHLFIVTSIVASQLAFHNAINRYGLAMAEEGVLPAALGRVHPRHRSPYVAGVVQSVLAVLVIVGFAVAGADPYTQLLLWMNTPGILGLMALQVLTAVAVLLYFRRIRHQEGALRTKVAPLLAAVLMCGALWLVISKIDSLTGADFGTNAVLVLIVPATFTAGLLLARRLRRTRPAVYAGFAADPDEERAEPAAPDPAGAPPEEAAARG; encoded by the coding sequence ATGGCCGTAGATTCCGCGTCCCACAACGGGGCAACGCCACCCCCGACCGACGCCGAGGGCGCCACGCTGCGCCGCGGCACCCTCGGCGTCGCCGACATCGCCTTCTTCGTCATCTCCGCCGCCGCCCCGCTCACGGTCATGGCCGGCACCTCCCCGATCGCGCTCGGCGCCGGCGGCGTCGGCGCCCCGGTCGGCTACGCCCTGGCCGGCGCCACCCTCGCCCTGTTCGCGGTGGGTTTCACCACCATGGCCCGGCACGTGCGCAACGGCGGCGGCTTCTACGCCTTCATCACCCGGGGCCTGGGCCGCCCGGCCGGCTTCGGCGCCGCCACCGTGGCCCTGCTCGCCTACAACGGCATGCAGATCGGCGTCTACGGCCTGCTCGCCACCGCCACCCAGGAGGCCCTCCAGGCGTTCTGGGGCGTGCACGTCCCCTGGCCGCTGATCGCGCTCGTCGGCGTCGTGGTCATCTGGTACCTCGGGTACCGCAGCATCACCTTCGGCGCCAAGGTGCTCGGCGTGCTGCTGGTCGCCGAGACCGGCATCCTCCTGCTGCTCGCCGGCGGCGTCCTGCTGCAAGGCGGCGCCGACGGCCTGACGCTGGACTCCTTCACCCCGGAGGCGGTCCTGGTCCCCGGCACCGGCGCGGTGTTGGCCTTCGCCTTCGCCGCCTTCACCGGCTTCGAGTCCACCGCCATCTACCGCCGCGAGGCCCGCAACCCGCGTCGCACCATCCCGCGCGCCACCTACATCGCGGTCGCCTTCCTCGGCGTCTTCTACGCCTTCACCATCTGGATCATCATCCAGGCGTACGGCTCCGACCGGATCCTCCAGGCCGCCGCGGAGGACCCCGCGGGCCTCTTCTTCACCGCCACCACCCACTACGTCGGCAGTTGGGCCACCGGCCTGATGCACCTGTTCATCGTCACCAGCATCGTCGCCTCCCAACTCGCCTTCCACAACGCCATCAACCGCTACGGCCTGGCCATGGCGGAGGAGGGCGTGCTGCCCGCCGCCCTCGGCCGGGTCCACCCGCGACACCGCTCGCCGTACGTCGCCGGCGTGGTGCAGAGCGTCCTCGCCGTCCTGGTCATCGTCGGTTTCGCGGTGGCCGGCGCCGACCCCTACACCCAACTGCTGCTGTGGATGAACACCCCGGGGATCCTGGGCCTGATGGCGCTCCAGGTGCTCACCGCGGTGGCCGTGCTGCTGTACTTCCGGCGCATCCGGCACCAGGAGGGGGCGCTGCGCACCAAGGTCGCGCCGCTGCTCGCCGCAGTGCTGATGTGCGGCGCCCTGTGGCTGGTCATCTCCAAGATCGACAGCCTGACCGGCGCGGACTTCGGCACCAACGCCGTCCTCGTCCTGATCGTCCCGGCCACCTTCACCGCCGGCCTGCTGCTGGCCCGCCGCCTCCGCCGCACCCGCCCCGCCGTCTACGCGGGCTTCGCGGCCGATCCTGACGAGGAACGGGCCGAGCCGGCCGCCCCGGACCCCGCCGGCGCACCGCCCGAGGAGGCCGCCGCCCGCGGCTGA
- a CDS encoding amidohydrolase — translation MPPSPSRVPLAAADTILVGARVRTLDPDRPRAGAVALKDGRIAAVGDAADVRHWRGAATEVIDLAGATLVPGLTDGHSHPLWGVEMATGLDLTAVRDLAGLRAELAAAVREVPRGGWLTGWGLDHNAFGDRPIHRDLIEDALGGAPAFLRLYDGHSALASGRALKAAGITGPRDFAQRASVVCDDVGRPTGHLVEHAAMNLVLPAMPRPSSAHRRLRLLGLLREMAAAGLTGAHVMDMEDADAPELLAGIEADGHLPVRLRLAPWCMPGIDADGLDHLVALQRRAGRHWRIGGVKFFMDGTVEGGTAWLERPDCHGQGTDAFWPDPAAYTHAVHHLDRAGVRTATHAIGDAAVRHVLDTVELLGDPRPGARHRHRIEHIETVPDAQLPRFARLGVAASMQPTHTHYTRADHTDAWSRRVGAERAGRAWRCRDLRDAGAVLVLGSDWPIAHHDPRQVLATARLRRPAGCPEVAPVTPGQALTGLQALEGLTAHAALAAGEEAEAGRIAPGFRADLTALAVDPVTAPADEVATAPVRLTVTGGHLTHRATL, via the coding sequence GTGCCGCCCAGCCCGTCCCGCGTCCCGCTCGCCGCCGCCGACACCATCCTGGTCGGCGCCCGGGTCCGCACCCTGGACCCGGACCGCCCCCGGGCCGGGGCCGTCGCCCTCAAGGACGGGCGGATCGCCGCGGTCGGCGACGCGGCGGACGTACGGCACTGGCGCGGCGCCGCCACCGAGGTCATCGACCTGGCCGGCGCCACCCTCGTCCCCGGCCTCACCGACGGCCACAGCCACCCTCTGTGGGGCGTCGAGATGGCCACCGGACTCGACCTGACCGCCGTCCGTGACCTCGCCGGACTGCGCGCCGAACTCGCCGCCGCGGTACGGGAAGTGCCCCGGGGCGGCTGGCTCACCGGCTGGGGCCTGGACCACAACGCCTTCGGCGACCGCCCCATCCACCGCGACCTGATCGAGGACGCGCTCGGCGGCGCCCCCGCCTTCCTCCGTCTCTACGACGGCCACTCGGCGCTGGCCAGCGGCCGGGCGCTGAAGGCCGCCGGGATCACCGGGCCGCGGGACTTCGCCCAGCGCGCCAGCGTGGTCTGCGACGACGTCGGACGTCCCACCGGGCACCTCGTCGAGCACGCCGCGATGAACCTGGTGCTGCCCGCCATGCCGCGACCCTCGTCCGCCCACCGCCGGCTCCGACTGCTGGGCCTGCTACGGGAGATGGCCGCGGCCGGCCTCACCGGCGCCCACGTCATGGACATGGAGGACGCGGACGCGCCGGAGCTCCTCGCCGGCATCGAGGCGGACGGCCACCTCCCGGTCCGGCTGCGGCTCGCCCCCTGGTGCATGCCCGGCATCGACGCCGACGGCCTGGACCACCTGGTCGCGCTCCAGCGCCGGGCCGGCCGGCACTGGCGGATCGGCGGGGTGAAGTTCTTCATGGACGGCACGGTCGAGGGCGGCACCGCCTGGCTGGAGCGGCCCGACTGCCACGGCCAGGGCACCGACGCGTTCTGGCCCGACCCCGCCGCCTACACCCACGCCGTCCACCACCTCGACCGGGCCGGGGTGCGCACCGCCACCCACGCCATCGGCGACGCCGCGGTCCGCCACGTCCTGGACACCGTGGAACTGCTCGGCGACCCCCGGCCCGGCGCCCGGCACCGCCACCGCATCGAGCACATCGAGACCGTTCCCGACGCCCAACTGCCGCGCTTCGCCCGGCTCGGCGTGGCCGCCTCCATGCAGCCCACTCACACCCACTACACCCGCGCCGACCACACCGACGCCTGGTCCCGACGGGTCGGCGCCGAGCGGGCCGGACGCGCCTGGCGCTGCCGCGACCTGCGGGACGCCGGCGCCGTCCTGGTCCTCGGCTCCGACTGGCCGATCGCCCACCACGACCCCCGCCAGGTGCTGGCCACCGCCCGGCTGCGGCGCCCCGCCGGCTGTCCCGAGGTCGCGCCGGTCACCCCCGGCCAGGCGCTGACCGGACTGCAGGCGCTGGAGGGCCTGACCGCACACGCCGCGCTCGCCGCCGGCGAGGAGGCCGAGGCCGGCCGGATCGCGCCCGGCTTCCGCGCCGATCTGACCGCGCTCGCCGTCGACCCGGTCACCGCCCCCGCCGACGAGGTGGCCACCGCCCCCGTCCGCCTGACCGTCACCGGCGGGCACCTCACCCACCGCGCCACGCTCTGA
- a CDS encoding phosphatase PAP2 family protein → MGEAHVRTLDDLSAAPPTSGERADRPAEKGRLARFRTPRSPRLWFEILLIAVSYWVYSMIRNAVPEQKAQALRNADWIWRAEHTLGIAVEHTVNHAVNSVTWLIVSMNYYYATLHFIMTIGVLVWLYRWHPGRYAAARLALFATTGVALIGYYFYPLAPPRLMPDGGFVDTVIEHGTWGSMASGNLASMSNQYAAMPSMHIGWSLWCGLTIALLAKPVWAKALGLLYPATTLTVIVSTANHFWLDALGGVLCLAFGYALAYAWYGRLPHRLARYTGTAGVKVPSPLKA, encoded by the coding sequence ATGGGTGAAGCGCACGTGAGGACTCTGGACGACCTGTCAGCCGCCCCGCCGACCAGCGGGGAGCGGGCGGATCGTCCGGCGGAGAAGGGCCGGCTGGCCCGGTTCAGAACCCCGCGCTCGCCCCGGCTCTGGTTCGAGATCCTCCTGATCGCGGTGAGCTACTGGGTCTACTCGATGATCCGCAACGCGGTCCCGGAGCAGAAGGCGCAGGCGCTGCGGAACGCCGACTGGATCTGGCGGGCCGAGCACACCCTGGGCATCGCCGTCGAGCACACCGTCAACCACGCCGTGAATTCGGTCACCTGGCTGATCGTGTCGATGAACTACTACTACGCGACGCTGCACTTCATCATGACGATCGGGGTGCTGGTGTGGCTCTACCGCTGGCATCCCGGGCGGTACGCGGCGGCCCGGCTGGCGCTCTTCGCGACCACCGGCGTCGCGCTGATCGGTTACTACTTCTACCCGTTGGCGCCGCCCCGGCTGATGCCGGACGGTGGCTTCGTGGACACCGTCATCGAGCACGGCACCTGGGGCTCGATGGCGTCCGGGAACCTCGCGTCGATGTCCAACCAGTACGCCGCGATGCCGTCGATGCACATCGGCTGGTCGCTGTGGTGCGGCCTGACCATCGCGCTGCTGGCGAAGCCGGTGTGGGCCAAGGCGCTGGGCCTGCTGTACCCGGCCACGACGCTGACGGTGATCGTCTCCACCGCCAACCACTTCTGGCTGGACGCCTTGGGCGGGGTGCTGTGCCTGGCGTTCGGCTATGCGCTGGCGTACGCGTGGTACGGGCGGCTGCCGCACCGGCTGGCGCGGTACACGGGGACGGCGGGAGTGAAGGTGCCGAGTCCGCTCAAGGCGTGA
- a CDS encoding LacI family DNA-binding transcriptional regulator, protein MTARLADIAAQAGVSEATVSRVLNGKPGVSATTRQSVLAALDVLGYERPVRLRRRSAGLVGLITPELENPIFPAFAQVIGQALTRQGYTPVLATQTPGGSTEDELTEMLVDRGVAGIIFVSGLHADTDADMARYARLRGQGVPFVLINGFSDQVQAPFVSPDDRTAVELAVTHLTALGHRRIGLALGPKRFVPVQRKIDGFLACVEEQLGLDRAAAEPFIQHSLFTLEGGQAAAGTLIERGVTAIVCASDMMALGAVRAARQRGLDVPREMSVVGFDDSPLIAFTDPPLTTIRQPVPAMGQAAVRALLEEIGGTPAPHTEFVFHPELVVRGSTASAPKAAPEAKPAPGAAKVPRPARASR, encoded by the coding sequence ATGACCGCCCGGCTGGCCGATATCGCAGCACAGGCGGGTGTCAGCGAGGCCACCGTCAGCCGGGTTCTCAACGGGAAGCCCGGCGTCTCCGCCACCACCCGCCAGTCGGTGCTGGCCGCCCTCGACGTGCTGGGCTACGAGCGGCCGGTGCGGCTGCGGCGGCGCAGCGCGGGCCTGGTCGGGCTGATCACCCCGGAGCTGGAGAACCCGATCTTCCCGGCCTTCGCCCAGGTCATCGGGCAGGCGCTGACCCGGCAGGGATACACCCCGGTGCTGGCCACCCAGACCCCCGGCGGCTCCACCGAGGACGAGCTGACCGAGATGCTGGTGGACCGCGGGGTGGCCGGCATCATCTTCGTCTCCGGGCTGCACGCCGACACCGACGCCGACATGGCGCGCTATGCGCGGCTGCGCGGCCAGGGCGTGCCGTTCGTCCTCATCAACGGCTTCTCCGACCAGGTGCAGGCGCCCTTCGTCTCCCCCGACGACCGGACCGCGGTGGAGCTTGCGGTGACCCACCTCACCGCGCTGGGGCACCGGCGGATCGGGCTGGCGCTCGGACCGAAGCGGTTCGTGCCGGTCCAGCGGAAGATCGACGGTTTCCTGGCCTGCGTCGAGGAGCAGCTCGGCCTGGACCGGGCCGCGGCGGAGCCGTTCATCCAGCACTCCCTCTTCACCCTGGAGGGCGGCCAGGCCGCGGCGGGCACGCTGATCGAGCGCGGGGTGACGGCGATCGTCTGCGCCAGCGACATGATGGCGCTGGGGGCGGTCCGGGCGGCCCGGCAGCGCGGGCTGGACGTGCCGCGGGAGATGTCCGTGGTGGGCTTCGACGACTCCCCGCTGATCGCCTTCACCGATCCGCCGTTGACGACGATCCGGCAGCCGGTGCCGGCCATGGGGCAGGCGGCGGTGCGGGCGCTGCTGGAGGAGATCGGGGGCACCCCGGCGCCGCACACCGAGTTCGTCTTCCATCCCGAGCTGGTGGTCCGGGGCTCGACGGCGTCGGCGCCGAAGGCGGCACCCGAGGCGAAGCCGGCGCCGGGGGCGGCGAAGGTGCCCCGCCCTGCGCGGGCCTCCCGGTAG
- a CDS encoding glycoside hydrolase family 13 protein, with amino-acid sequence MTQELTSPSPAPQAAGPDGARGWWRDAVIYQVYVRSFADSDGDGIGDLRGVRDRLPHLKELGVDAVWLTPFYASPQADGGYDVADYRAVDPLFGTLADAGDLIRTAHDLGLRVIVDVVPNHTSDRHPWFQDPELARQRYVFRPGKGAHGELPPNDWESVFGGPAWTRTDRGDWYLHLFAPEQPDLDWERPEVHEEFAAILRFWLELGVDGFRVDVAHGMIKAPGLPDIGHGEQARLIGSQVLPFFDQDGVHAIHRTWRRLLDEHTGSSGREVIGVAEAWAPSVERLALYVRPDELHQAFNFQFLNTPWEVAALREVIDSSLAATVAVGAPTTWVLSNHDVVRHTTRLGGLARARAATLLMLALPGSAYLYQGEELGLPEVVDLPAEARQDPAFFRGRLGVDGSEAVGASGTSGQDGFRDGCRVPLPWSGELPPYGFGPGGSWLPQPADWGRLSVAAQTGDPASTLELYRSALALRRRLPGLGDGEMAWQPAPAGVLALRRPGMLCAVNTLDRDVEVPVPGELLLASAPVAADGGSAVLPGDSCTWWAI; translated from the coding sequence ATGACCCAGGAGCTCACTTCCCCCAGCCCCGCCCCCCAGGCCGCCGGACCCGACGGAGCCCGGGGGTGGTGGCGCGACGCCGTCATCTACCAGGTCTACGTCCGCTCCTTCGCCGACAGCGACGGCGACGGCATCGGCGATCTGCGCGGGGTGCGCGACCGGCTCCCGCACCTCAAGGAGCTGGGCGTGGACGCCGTCTGGCTCACCCCGTTCTACGCCTCGCCGCAGGCCGACGGCGGCTACGACGTCGCCGACTACCGCGCCGTCGACCCGCTGTTCGGCACCCTCGCCGACGCCGGCGACCTCATCCGCACCGCCCACGACCTGGGCCTGCGGGTGATCGTCGACGTGGTTCCCAACCACACCTCCGACCGGCACCCGTGGTTCCAGGACCCCGAACTCGCCCGGCAGCGCTATGTCTTCCGCCCCGGCAAGGGCGCGCACGGCGAACTCCCGCCCAACGACTGGGAGTCCGTCTTCGGCGGCCCGGCCTGGACCCGCACCGACCGCGGCGACTGGTACCTGCACCTCTTCGCCCCGGAACAGCCCGACCTGGACTGGGAACGGCCCGAGGTCCACGAGGAGTTCGCCGCCATCCTGCGCTTCTGGCTGGAGCTGGGCGTCGACGGCTTCCGCGTCGACGTGGCGCACGGCATGATCAAGGCGCCCGGTCTGCCCGACATCGGCCACGGCGAACAGGCCCGCCTCATCGGCTCCCAGGTCCTCCCCTTCTTCGACCAGGACGGCGTGCACGCCATCCACCGCACCTGGCGCCGACTCCTGGACGAGCACACCGGGAGCAGCGGTCGGGAGGTGATCGGGGTCGCCGAGGCATGGGCGCCCAGCGTCGAGCGGCTGGCCCTCTACGTCCGCCCGGACGAGCTCCACCAGGCGTTCAACTTCCAGTTCCTGAACACCCCGTGGGAGGTCGCGGCGCTGCGCGAGGTCATCGACTCCTCGCTGGCCGCCACCGTCGCCGTCGGCGCGCCCACCACCTGGGTGCTCTCCAACCACGACGTCGTCCGGCACACCACCCGCCTCGGCGGCCTCGCCCGGGCCCGCGCCGCCACCCTGCTGATGCTGGCGCTGCCCGGCTCCGCCTACCTCTACCAGGGCGAGGAGTTGGGGCTGCCGGAGGTCGTCGACCTGCCGGCCGAGGCGCGCCAGGACCCGGCGTTCTTCCGCGGCCGGCTCGGCGTCGACGGGTCGGAGGCGGTCGGCGCCTCCGGCACCAGCGGCCAGGACGGGTTCCGGGACGGCTGCCGGGTGCCGCTCCCCTGGTCCGGCGAGCTGCCGCCGTACGGCTTCGGGCCCGGCGGGAGTTGGCTGCCGCAGCCGGCCGACTGGGGCCGGCTGAGCGTGGCGGCGCAGACCGGCGACCCGGCCTCCACGTTGGAGCTCTACCGCAGCGCGCTGGCGCTGCGCCGCCGGCTGCCGGGGCTGGGCGACGGGGAGATGGCCTGGCAGCCCGCCCCCGCAGGGGTGTTGGCGCTCCGCCGCCCCGGGATGCTGTGCGCCGTCAACACCCTCGACCGCGACGTGGAGGTGCCGGTGCCCGGTGAACTCCTGCTCGCCAGCGCGCCGGTGGCGGCCGACGGCGGCTCGGCGGTGCTGCCGGGGGACAGCTGTACCTGGTGGGCAATCTGA